Part of the Deltaproteobacteria bacterium CG11_big_fil_rev_8_21_14_0_20_49_13 genome, TGATCACTGCGCGCCGGGGGATGTGGAGAGGGTGTCAAAACCGTCCACGGTGGTGGTTGCTCCAGCAGATTGTATAAAGAAACTGGAAGTAGGAGGCTTGAAGCTCGAGATGAGGGCGGTAAAGCCCGGCGAAACCGTTACGGTTGCCGATGTAAAAATAGAAGCAGTGCCGGCATATAACGTAAATAAGCAATTTCATCCCAAGGTTAATAACTGGGTTGGCTATATCTTTACGCTTGATGGAGAGAGAATATATCAGGCTGGAGATACCGACGCGGTTCCTGAAATGAACGATATCAAAGCGGATATGGTGATCCTCCCGGTTGGTGGTACAT contains:
- a CDS encoding Zn-dependent hydrolase, with amino-acid sequence MIKWFSHASFLFEGSKIIYTDPWELKRSELKADMVLITHDHFDHCAPGDVERVSKPSTVVVAPADCIKKLEVGGLKLEMRAVKPGETVTVADVKIEAVPAYNVNKQFHPKVNNWVGYIFTLDGERIYQAGDTDAVPEMNDIKADMVILPVGGTYTMTAEEAAGVVNKINPKLAIPMHFGKIVGSEEDAEKFKKLAMCEV